One window of Streptomyces sp. NBC_00273 genomic DNA carries:
- a CDS encoding alpha/beta fold hydrolase, giving the protein MTATVSFTIDSPLGPRPTTVAYERKGAGEPLLLLHGIGHHLQAWHPVIDILAAEHDVIAVDLPGFGVSEPLPKGVPYSLGTVAPALGALCTALGVERPHVAGNSLGGLLALEMGRSNLVRSVTALSPAGFWTEAERRYAFATLLAMRAGAKALPLPAVRRLARTAAGRAALTGTIYARPSRRPAEAVVAETLALRDATGFEDTLGAGGSVRFTDDVPGMPVTIAWGTRDRLLLRRQGIRAKHTVPGARLVRLPGCGHVPMNDDPALVSRVVLDTARSVRLVAA; this is encoded by the coding sequence ATGACCGCCACGGTCTCCTTCACGATCGATTCGCCGCTCGGCCCCCGCCCCACCACCGTCGCCTACGAGCGCAAAGGCGCCGGCGAACCGCTTCTCCTGCTGCACGGCATAGGCCATCACCTCCAGGCCTGGCACCCGGTGATCGACATCCTGGCCGCCGAGCACGACGTGATCGCCGTTGACCTGCCCGGCTTCGGCGTCTCGGAGCCCCTGCCCAAGGGCGTCCCCTACTCCCTGGGGACCGTGGCTCCGGCCCTCGGGGCACTCTGCACGGCCCTCGGCGTCGAGCGCCCGCACGTCGCGGGCAATTCGCTCGGCGGTCTGCTCGCCCTGGAAATGGGCCGGAGCAACCTCGTCCGCTCCGTCACCGCCCTCTCCCCCGCCGGGTTCTGGACCGAGGCCGAGCGCCGCTACGCCTTCGCCACCCTCCTCGCGATGCGCGCCGGCGCCAAGGCGCTGCCGCTGCCCGCCGTACGACGGCTCGCGCGCACCGCCGCCGGCCGAGCCGCGCTCACCGGCACCATCTACGCCCGCCCGTCCCGCCGCCCGGCCGAGGCGGTCGTCGCCGAGACGCTCGCCCTGCGCGACGCCACCGGTTTCGAGGACACGCTGGGCGCGGGCGGCTCCGTACGGTTCACCGACGACGTGCCCGGCATGCCGGTCACCATCGCCTGGGGCACCCGCGACCGGCTGCTGCTGCGCCGCCAGGGCATCCGCGCCAAGCACACCGTCCCCGGTGCCCGTCTGGTCCGACTCCCGGGCTGCGGCCACGTCCCGATGAACGACGATCCGGCCCTCGTGTCCCGCGTGGTGC
- a CDS encoding GntR family transcriptional regulator: MGTTQLETAPEPKYWHLKTVLSEALDQDFAVGEVLPNERDLAARFGVARATLRQALEQLELEGRLQRRRGVGTTVAPPRVGVAVGSAQHGWPGESADGWEPLDAAETLPTAAVLKLLGTGGAFAADQPVHTVRRTRVTHGQAVAAELLYVPAASVPGLPAIEAPAGPARARAVLRELQRLVLDGQDRSVELGSARADDAKELDRLPGAPVLLVTTRYFTSAGTAAVSVATYRADTCRLTFGDSGNVEITHDSRVAS, encoded by the coding sequence GTGGGGACCACGCAGCTCGAAACGGCACCGGAGCCGAAGTACTGGCACCTCAAGACCGTCCTCAGCGAGGCGCTCGACCAGGACTTCGCCGTCGGCGAGGTGCTGCCCAACGAGCGTGACCTCGCGGCCCGTTTCGGTGTCGCCCGCGCGACCCTGCGTCAGGCGCTGGAGCAGCTGGAGCTCGAAGGCCGGCTGCAGCGCCGCCGTGGCGTGGGTACCACCGTCGCCCCGCCGCGCGTCGGTGTCGCCGTGGGCAGTGCGCAGCACGGTTGGCCCGGCGAGAGCGCCGACGGCTGGGAGCCGCTCGACGCGGCCGAGACCCTGCCGACGGCCGCGGTGCTGAAACTCCTCGGTACCGGTGGCGCCTTCGCCGCCGACCAGCCGGTGCACACGGTGCGCCGGACCCGGGTCACCCACGGTCAGGCCGTCGCCGCCGAACTGCTCTACGTCCCCGCCGCGTCAGTGCCCGGACTCCCTGCCATCGAGGCCCCGGCCGGACCGGCCCGTGCCCGCGCCGTCCTGCGCGAACTGCAGCGGCTGGTGCTCGACGGCCAGGACCGCTCGGTGGAGCTCGGCTCCGCCCGCGCCGACGACGCCAAGGAACTGGACCGCCTGCCCGGCGCCCCGGTGCTCCTGGTCACCACGCGCTACTTCACCTCCGCGGGAACGGCGGCGGTCTCGGTGGCCACCTACCGCGCGGACACCTGCCGCCTCACCTTCGGTGACTCGGGCAACGTCGAGATCACCCACGATTCGCGCGTCGCCTCCTGA
- a CDS encoding ROK family transcriptional regulator, giving the protein MGQLTGGDPSLLRRINSAVVLRALRTAGSPTLTDLTRLTGLSRPTVEGVVEGLIATGLVVEADAEEGARRQGRPARRFRFRTEAGHLLGIEIGSHRIAVLLSGLDGRVIGAGTKDVAETASADERLERVRAAVADLLRRAGVPRGSLRAVGVGSPGIVEADGTVRLGTALPGWTGLPLGERLRRSFRCPVQVENDANAAAVAEHWKGAARDTGDMVFVMAGLSPGAGSLIGGRLHRGFGGAAGEIGALHLLGREVTPERLLSTTGEPLHPLDEAAVAEVFAMAKRGDERAVAAVERFLQRLVHDVAALVLAMDPELVVVGGWAAGLDGVLEPLRQELERYCLRPPRVAQSMLGEAAVATGALRLALDHVEEELFAVEKTVTARR; this is encoded by the coding sequence TTGGGGCAGCTGACCGGCGGGGACCCCTCTCTGCTCCGGCGGATCAATTCCGCCGTGGTGCTGCGCGCACTGCGGACGGCCGGATCACCGACCCTCACCGACCTCACACGGCTGACGGGACTCTCCCGGCCGACCGTCGAGGGTGTCGTCGAGGGACTGATCGCGACCGGGCTCGTCGTCGAGGCGGACGCGGAGGAGGGCGCGCGACGGCAGGGCCGCCCGGCCAGGCGGTTCCGCTTCCGGACCGAGGCGGGTCACCTGCTGGGCATCGAGATCGGTTCGCACCGGATCGCGGTGCTTCTGTCGGGGCTGGACGGCCGCGTCATCGGTGCCGGTACCAAGGACGTCGCGGAGACGGCGTCCGCCGACGAGCGGCTGGAGCGGGTACGGGCGGCAGTGGCCGATCTGCTGCGCCGCGCCGGGGTGCCACGGGGCTCGCTGCGGGCGGTGGGCGTCGGCAGCCCCGGGATCGTGGAGGCCGACGGCACGGTCCGCCTCGGCACCGCGCTGCCCGGCTGGACCGGGCTGCCGCTCGGGGAACGGCTGCGGCGCTCGTTCCGTTGCCCGGTCCAGGTGGAGAACGACGCCAATGCGGCAGCGGTCGCCGAGCACTGGAAGGGCGCTGCGCGGGACACCGGCGACATGGTGTTCGTGATGGCAGGCCTCAGCCCCGGCGCCGGCTCACTGATCGGCGGCAGGCTGCACCGGGGCTTCGGCGGGGCGGCCGGCGAGATCGGCGCCCTGCACCTGCTGGGCCGTGAGGTCACGCCCGAGCGGTTGCTGTCGACCACCGGTGAGCCGCTGCATCCGCTGGACGAGGCCGCCGTCGCCGAGGTCTTCGCGATGGCCAAGCGGGGCGACGAGCGGGCAGTGGCCGCCGTGGAGCGGTTCCTGCAACGGCTGGTGCACGACGTGGCGGCGCTGGTCCTGGCGATGGATCCGGAGCTGGTGGTCGTCGGCGGCTGGGCGGCCGGGCTGGACGGGGTCCTGGAGCCCCTCCGCCAGGAGCTGGAGCGCTACTGCCTGCGCCCGCCGAGGGTGGCCCAGTCCATGCTCGGCGAGGCCGCGGTGGCGACCGGTGCCCTCCGGCTCGCGCTGGACCACGTCGAGGAGGAGCTCTTCGCGGTGGAGAAGACGGTCACGGCCCGCCGCTGA
- a CDS encoding response regulator, with amino-acid sequence MPVTVLLVDDEPLVRAGLRAVLEAQPDIEVVGEAADGASVIPLVRQLRPDVVAMDVRMPLLDGIEATRAVLRTVDSPPKILVVTTFENDEYVYQALRAGADGFLLKRARPSEIVHAVRLVAEGETLLFPAAVRALAAEYGNRQARATLERAALTEREEAVLRLMARGLTNVEIAAELIIGTETVKSHVSAILAKLGARDRTQAVITAYESGFVSPA; translated from the coding sequence ATGCCGGTTACCGTACTGCTCGTCGACGACGAACCCCTGGTGCGTGCGGGTCTGCGCGCCGTCCTGGAGGCCCAGCCCGACATCGAGGTGGTGGGTGAGGCGGCCGATGGGGCCTCCGTGATCCCGCTGGTCCGACAGTTGCGGCCGGATGTGGTGGCGATGGACGTGCGGATGCCGCTCCTCGACGGGATCGAGGCGACCCGTGCGGTGCTGCGGACGGTGGACTCCCCTCCGAAGATCCTCGTGGTGACCACCTTCGAGAACGACGAGTACGTCTACCAGGCGCTGCGGGCGGGAGCGGACGGGTTCCTGCTGAAGCGGGCCCGGCCTTCGGAGATCGTGCACGCGGTACGGCTGGTGGCGGAGGGCGAGACGCTGCTCTTCCCGGCGGCCGTGCGGGCCCTGGCGGCGGAGTACGGCAACCGGCAGGCCAGGGCGACGCTGGAGCGGGCCGCCCTGACCGAGCGGGAGGAGGCGGTGCTGCGGCTGATGGCGCGGGGGCTCACGAACGTGGAGATCGCCGCCGAGTTGATCATCGGCACGGAGACGGTCAAGTCCCACGTCAGCGCGATCCTGGCCAAGCTGGGGGCGCGGGACCGGACGCAGGCGGTGATCACGGCGTACGAGTCGGGGTTCGTCTCGCCCGCATGA